From the genome of Herpetosiphonaceae bacterium:
TCAGCGCATGGCTCCACGACGATACTCGGTGTGGCGCATACACGCTGCTCACGTCACGTTGATCCGCCAGATCTGTGCCACCTTCCTGCTATCAGCAGCCTATCAGCACGCATCACTAGACAATGAGCTTCCGTCGCAGCTATCCTAGAAGAGCATCATCATGGGCTCAGGCGGATGTCACCAGCGGTTGACTCCCAGCGATACCTGCCTGCCGCATCGAATCTTGAGCAGAATAGGAGCATTCGGCATTAAGTGTATTCCTAAGGAGTATCCCGATGCATCTCACCCTACGCCAGCCCAATCGTCTGCTTCTGGGAGCGCTCATGCTCGGCGTTTGCGCCGACTATTTTTTCAACGGTCGTGCGCTTGGGATCTCCGTGCCGTTGTTCGTCATGCTGTTCATCGCATTCCTGATCAGCCTCGGCGCGCGGGAAGGACAGCGGCCCCCGCGTACCGCCCTCTGGTTCGGCGGCCTGGCCCTGTGCTTTGGAGCAGGCGTGATGCTGCGCGCGACGCCACTACTGGTGCTGCTGGATCTGCTGGTCGTGCTCGGATTTATGTTCCTGCTGGTGGCACTCTACCGGGGCACCTCGCTGCGCCAACTGCCGATCGCGCGAATCCTCGACCGTACGTTGCGGGCGATCGTGACGATAAGCTTTGAGCCAGCGCCGCTGATCGCGCATGGCGTGCGCAGCGTTCCCACCC
Proteins encoded in this window:
- a CDS encoding DUF4153 domain-containing protein, with the translated sequence MHLTLRQPNRLLLGALMLGVCADYFFNGRALGISVPLFVMLFIAFLISLGAREGQRPPRTALWFGGLALCFGAGVMLRATPLLVLLDLLVVLGFMFLLVALYRGTSLRQLPIARILDRTLRAIVTISFEPAPLIAHGVRSVPTRRIDRLLPIGRGLLLALPVLACFGGLLMSADSVFAS